The proteins below are encoded in one region of Pirellulales bacterium:
- a CDS encoding HEAT repeat domain-containing protein gives MSDRRNPTRRRLLGRAAAVIAILAMVTAAWYLNRPEILAERWQERLAELPDDQIEPQLRQIAELGDAGVHVLTAMLESPREAIRGAARATLIEEVGRWELLPAEGAMEKLTVLAHSLVESSARFDSSNRRFAADMALRMIQWPLQAGDDARRNALLADCEAVLALCASPRPAPFAAALKRFDPEVHLARADESEQSSATSTSDPNVDLDAVESLPTIARLPGGGLPVELASLPPPIPIAALPAKPQAVEPNRLPEHIVAQPLNDTAEPPALLDQAPAANQPRRLPLNDTGSGSTRRLDAQIDKRKSAELLQTGATGAAAWQRLELHEVMQALLTADPRLQSAATAELEHRGLTGPLAELAHGAADPDPIVRRQLAESLPQLPGVDARPWLLELSYDEDSNVRATAVTLMATSGDLDLLKRVQQVSRDDPDDHTRAQAEKALSATKRR, from the coding sequence ATGTCTGATCGCCGCAATCCAACTCGCCGTCGACTGCTTGGCCGTGCGGCCGCGGTGATCGCCATATTGGCTATGGTCACCGCGGCCTGGTATCTGAACCGGCCCGAAATCCTCGCCGAGCGTTGGCAAGAACGGCTGGCCGAGTTGCCGGACGACCAGATCGAGCCGCAATTGCGACAGATCGCTGAACTCGGTGATGCGGGAGTACACGTGCTGACGGCCATGCTGGAATCTCCCCGCGAAGCAATCCGCGGCGCGGCGCGAGCGACACTCATCGAAGAAGTCGGCCGCTGGGAACTTTTGCCGGCGGAAGGAGCGATGGAGAAGCTCACAGTCTTGGCCCATTCGCTCGTCGAATCGTCGGCGCGTTTCGATTCGTCGAACCGAAGATTCGCGGCCGATATGGCGCTGCGGATGATTCAATGGCCGCTTCAAGCGGGCGACGACGCCCGGCGCAACGCACTCTTAGCGGATTGCGAAGCGGTGTTGGCACTTTGCGCTTCGCCGCGGCCCGCGCCATTCGCTGCCGCGCTCAAGCGCTTCGATCCGGAAGTCCATCTCGCTCGAGCCGACGAGTCCGAGCAGTCGTCCGCAACTTCGACGAGCGATCCCAATGTCGATCTCGACGCAGTGGAGTCGCTGCCGACGATCGCGCGGCTGCCGGGCGGCGGTCTGCCGGTTGAGCTGGCCAGCCTGCCGCCGCCAATTCCAATCGCCGCTTTGCCTGCTAAACCGCAAGCGGTTGAGCCGAATCGGCTGCCCGAACATATCGTCGCGCAGCCCTTGAACGATACGGCCGAGCCTCCCGCCTTGCTCGATCAAGCTCCTGCCGCCAACCAGCCGCGTCGTCTGCCGCTCAACGACACTGGGTCGGGCAGCACGCGCCGGTTGGATGCTCAAATCGACAAGCGGAAATCGGCCGAGTTGTTGCAAACCGGCGCGACGGGCGCGGCCGCTTGGCAGCGCCTCGAGCTGCACGAAGTGATGCAGGCGTTGCTCACCGCCGATCCGCGATTGCAATCGGCGGCGACGGCCGAATTGGAACATCGCGGCCTCACGGGCCCCCTCGCCGAGTTGGCGCATGGCGCGGCCGACCCCGACCCAATCGTCCGCCGGCAACTGGCCGAGTCGCTGCCGCAGTTGCCGGGCGTCGACGCCCGGCCGTGGCTCTTGGAACTCAGCTACGACGAGGACTCGAACGTGCGGGCCACGGCGGTCACGCTCATGGCCACCAGCGGCGATCTCGATCTGCTCAAGCGCGTCCAACAAGTTTCGCGCGACGACCCCGACGACCACACCCGCGCTCAAGCCGAGAAAGCGCTCTCAGCCACGAAACGCCGCTAG